From a single Lolium rigidum isolate FL_2022 chromosome 7, APGP_CSIRO_Lrig_0.1, whole genome shotgun sequence genomic region:
- the LOC124671994 gene encoding U-box domain-containing protein 26-like codes for MSIPHLFRCPISLDIFTDPVTLCTGQTYDRQCIERWLADGHRTCPVTMQALGDATALVPNRTLRHLIDRWLSAATTTDQHHHLPDSDPSLAVLKRCLLSDATAATAKIAALEKVMALASESDVGRACMLQLGFLSVLLPLVFRAAPADRPGRAEKELALQCALSLMPSNAAAPQLDCLNVLKKEASLASFVRLLERGSGRAKAGLCRLLETIATAAATRDLALIVAASPRVWQALLPLLQRQDGPAASDPRASEAAVRAIAAVCAIEPARGSAIHHGVVGALFRHLTWWAYGKGGGAVSSALAAVEALAETEAGRRAVARAPGATRVLVRHVFMMSSANDGSEHAAAALLAVCRESRAARSEAVGAGVVTQLLLLLQSQCGARAKAKARALLKLLKSR; via the coding sequence ATGAGCATACCGCACCTGTTCCGGTGCCCGATCAGCCTGGACATCTTCACCGACCCGGTGACGCTGTGCACGGGGCAGACGTACGACCGCCAATGCATCGAGCGCTGGCTCGCCGACGGCCACCGCACCTGCCCCGTCACAATGCAGGCCCTCGGCGACGCCACCGCGCTCGTGCCCAACCGCACCCTGCGCCACCTCATCGACCGATGgctctccgccgccaccaccaccgaccagcaccaccacctcccaGACTCGGATCCGTCGCTCGCGGTGCTCAAGCGCTGCCTCCTGtccgacgccaccgccgccaccgccaagatCGCCGCGCTCGAGAAGGTCATGGCGCTGGCGTCCGAGTCCGACGTCGGCCGCGCGTGCATGCTCCAGCTGGGGTTCCTCAGCGTGCTGCTCCCGCTCGTGTTCCGCGCCGCGCCGGCGGATCGCCCCGGTCGCGCGGAGAAGGAGCTCGCGCTGCAGTGCGCGCTCAGCCTCATGCCGTCCAACGCCGCCGCGCCACAGCTCGACTGCCTCAACGTGCTCAAGAAGGAGGCCAGCCTGGCGTCCTTCGTGCGGCTCCTGGAGCGCGGCAGCGGGCGCGCCAAGGCGGGCCTGTGCCGCCTCCTGGAGACCATCGCCACGGCGGCCGCGACGCGGGACCTGGCGCTCATCGTCGCCGCCTCGCCGCGCGTCTGGCAGGCGCTCCTGCCGCTGCTGCAGCGGCAGGACGGCCCGGCGGCCTCCGACCCGCGCGCCTCGGAGGCCGCGGTGCGCGCGATCGCGGCGGTCTGCGCCATCGAGCCGGCGCGCGGCAGCGCCATCCACCACGGCGTCGTCGGCGCGCTCTTCAGGCACCTCACTTGGTGGGCGTACGGCAAGGGCGGCGGCGCCGTGTCCAGCGcgctggcggcggtggaggccctGGCCGAGACGGAGGCCGGCCGCAGGGCGGTCGCGCGCGCCCCGGGCGCGACGCGGGTGCTCGTCAGACACGTGTTCATGATGTCGTCGGCCAACGACGGCAGCgagcacgcggcggcggcgctgctagcTGTGTGCCGGGAGTCACGGGCGGCACGGAGCGAAGCCGTCGGCGCCGGGGTTGTCacgcagctgctgctgctgcttcagaGCCAGTGCGGCGCCAGGGCAAAGGCCAAGGCGAGGGCGCTGCTCAAGCTGCTCAAGTCCAGGTGA